The following nucleotide sequence is from Apodemus sylvaticus chromosome 2, mApoSyl1.1, whole genome shotgun sequence.
TGAAGTGACCAATGGTCACAAACTCGTTCCTAGAGTCTACTTGAGCCTATGGGGTCCTAAGCACAGCCCAGCATTCCCTTCCATTCTCCCCACAAATTACCACAAGTTGTGGAAGGAAGTGTGATCTTTCTCAAGACAGAAAACTCATGCCTAACACCACGGCTGGCAGATACACAAGTCTTTCCCTGAGTCTATCCCTTCAGCAACGCTTGCTTCCGTGCTCGCCATGAGTACCAGCTAGAACACGGAAGATGTCCAACGTTCACATTCCATGCACATAGTTGCCTTTGGGCTTTGAAATCGCTAGGCCAACAGGCAAGAAAATCATCTGAGAACAGAGCATGACCTCAAAATGTAGAACATTAGAGAACTAGAAGATACGGATGAGAAAAGGGTTAACAAGGAAAGCAAACCTGCTTCTATAAAGTCCAAACACAGGCAGTGCCAACAGAGGGTCTAGGTCTTCGGTGTCAGTGCCAGCTGTGAGTATTTACATACACAGCTTCACGTATGTATCAAGCACGACACAGCCTCTCCTTTCATATGCAATGGCCGAACACAGCATTCCTGGACTGTCTAGTGAAGAGTCATTTATTATACAACTTATTGACAACCTAGTGTTAAAGCATTTACCAAAAGGTTTCTGTATCAGGCAGCTTTCCATGTCTATACCAAAATACCCAAAGCAAATAACTTATAAAAGAGGTTTAGTCTATCACATATAGGATCTAgatagaaatttttttaaaaaacatatataagAATATGAACAAGGTATATATAGgcatgaaaatataatgaaatatggGATGgtatcacatgcctttaataccaagACTTGAAAGATGTCCTCTGAGGATCAAGATTTCGCCATCTGTGGCTACTTAGTGACTCTTGGGATAGCCTAGGATACATAAGAccctccattaaaaaaaatcccccaaaagaAAGTTATTGTCTGTACACTAAAGAAACTagcaataagaaagaaaaaaagaaggttgCACAGACAACTCAgttcttaagagcactggctgctcttgcagaggacacaagttcaattcccagcactgacaagacccctcacagctgcctgtactACAGTCTCAGGGGACTTGATGCCCTCCTGTTtgtgtgtctggttggttggttggctttggttttttcaagacagggtttctctgtgtactcctggctgtcctggaactcactctgtagaccatgctggcctagaactcagaaatctgcctgcctctggctcccaagtgctaggaccaaaggtgtgcaccatgactgctcagatgccctcttttggtagATATACTCATACaggctcacatacatacacataaataaacgtttttaaaataaattaaaagtcagaaaagaaagtttatttttgcATCATGGCTTTACATGGCCAGCGCAGAATTGAGCATCCAGCTTCACACAGTGGCAGTAGGGTGGCCAATGAGGTTTATCCCAGGCATAATTACTGCTGATTGCAAACAGACCTGAGTGCCCTATCCTTCGGGGCCTCCAACTGTCAGGGAGGTCCCCCAAACTAACCCTAGACAAGGCTCACTCCTGTGAGCTCCCTGTGGCTCTGCCCAGCACTTCTCCCCCACACCCCCGCCCCCCGACCCTAAATCCCTCCAGCAAAGgggcttccttcccttcctctggcttctcattCCATCAACCTCCCATTTCTCTCTTgatcttgggctcttcccttgatccacctgccctctctcctctctcctctctccccatctcactttcccttctctccctcatgGCTGCTTCAGTCTGGAAGGGGACTGTTCTCCCTCAGATCTGCACTAacccctcctcctcagccctaCCTTGGAGCAGgcatgtcctcattttcattcactGAGGCACATTATGCTGGAAATGCATGGCAGAGGAAGCTGCTCCTCCTGAGAGCCAGGAAGGGTAAGAGGAGGAGAAGTGACTGGTCCCCACAATCCTCTTCTAGAGCATGGCCTCAGTGGCCTACAGACCTTTCCCTTAAAGGTTCCACCGACATCCAGTTCCATCTACAGGAGCCAAGCCCTGTAATGTGCAGGCATTTGACCCTCCATGCCACGAAAACCCACACCAGCCTCCCCCTGGGGATAAAATAATCTTTCATTTCAACTCCTCCAGTCTCCAATCCAAGAGGCAGGGGCACCCAAGAGGTAGGAGAAAAGCCCACCATTTGTTTAGATCTTTGTCTTGAGTCAGGAGcatgaaaagaaactggaaaacccccatcttttttttttaatatatttgtagCCCCTCTTctaatctatctacctatcaggGACCTAACTCCTGCTCCCCAGCTGGGGATGTAGTTCCCTTGGCACAGTGCTTGCATAGCAGGCACAGGCCTGGGGTTCCACTCTCAGCGCTGTATAAATAGGGCAGGCTGCGCATGCCCCTAAGCCCAGCAGtgtcagggtggggaggaggaggcaggggtgtCAGAAGTTCAGAGTCATCCCCAGTTTGAcaaatgagtttgaggccaggacaGGCTATGTGAGGACAGACCTCAGAAACAGACAAGAAAGCCAGTGTCAGCATGGGAGGAAACAGGTCCAAGGGTCATTTCCAGGGCAGCAGGAGTGGCCCGGGTTGTTCAGGGCAAAGAGAACAAGGGTGAGGGCCCAGGAGGCTTGCACGCTCAGCCTTGCCAGTGTGCACAGTAGCCGCTGCTCGCATCCAGACGACCTCCTTTGGGTGCTGAGGAGGTGGCTGGCAAGAGGGGGGCCATCTTCTTTCGCCTTGTTTGTTATCTCTTCAGCTGATGTGTCCTCCTGGAGGTAGACAGGGCTCAGTTCCCTCAAGAAGATGGCTCCAGCTTAGGTAGACATTATCCACATGGGATGAGCTGCCTGCAAAAAAACCCACCTGTTCCAGGAAGGTGCAGGGCCAGGAATGTAGACTTCTAGGGATCTCCTTCTAGGAATTTTGGACCAGAGCTTTCAGAATGTCCCAGAAAAATCTTTCAGACCCCTGGGTGTGTTGATCCTTGAAGCAAAGGATTAcaggacaaacactacctaaaGGATTAGCATGTAGATTTGGGCAGGAATTTGTTCCGAAGTTTAAAGCAGAAAAAGTAAATACAAAACGAAGGCAGACTTGCAAAGTTTTATCTTGCTCTTAGTTATCCATTAGACATCTGCCCAGGGCAAGGTCAGCATTTCTAGCAAATATGGGCTGTGTCCCTGGCATAAGCCCAGTAAGGACAAGTGTTGTGGAAATGATTACAGCAAGTGCTGGTAAACACACAGAGTTGAAGGAATTCTCAAACACTGTGGAAAAGAAAGTTCATAGCCATCATGGAAAGCAACATGGGGACttgcatgaaataaaaatagaatgacCATATGACCAGCAACCCCACTACTGTCTCCAaaagaaatcagtttgtcagAGCACACACCGGTGCTCACTGAATCATTGTTAACAATGTAACAATAACAGTAACAAGAAAGAATGTGGGATGTGCAGCTACCATGATGTCCCCTTCAGTCATGCAGCCATAAAAGAATTTTCAAAGGGCAGAGGTGGGAGCTAGAGAGCGGGTTCAGCAGGAGCAGCCCTGGCCGCTCTCCTGGAGAAGCAGTGCccggatcccagcacccacatagcagctacCAACCATCTGTATCTTCATCCCAAGGAACTCCAggaccctcttctagcctcctcaggcatgggccaaacattcatacataaaagactgatttcaaaaggagtttcaggggctggggagatggctcagcagttaagagcactggctgctcttccagaggtcctgagttcaactcccagcaaccacatggtggctcacaacgatctATAATGTGacttgatgccctcttatggtgtgtctaaagacaggtacagtgtactcatatacataaaataaacagattttttttcttgagacagggtttctctgtgtagccctggctgtcctggaactcacactgtaggccaggctgatctcgaactcagaaatctacctgagtgctgggattaaaggcctacaccaccaccaccctgctgatAATTCTTTTTGTAATCAAAAACAGAGaggtcaggaactcaagcagggcaggaacctagaggcaggagctgatgcagaggccatggaggggtgctgcttactggcttgcttcccctggcttgctcaccatgctttcttatagaacccaggaccgccagccCTTAGGAGGGCACCACCCATAATAGGCTGGGCCTTCCCCATTaatcactatttgagaaaattcTCCACAGGCTTGCTTATAACCAGATCttgtgaaggcattttctcaatcagggtctcctcctctctgatgaccctagcttgtgtagTGTTAATGTAAAGCCACACAATCCCCCCTCAAGAATAGCTCCCAGGACTTGCACCTACCAGGTCCCTTCTCTTAAAGGCTCCACCTCCTCCCAAAAACACCACTCTGGGGCCCAAACCTTCAACACCTGGGCAGCTGGGGAACACTCACTGTACAAACTATAGCATGATGAGGTACCAGTCACCATCTTTCCCATTGCTGTGGTTAGGGACCGTGATGATTCGCATGCACAGCATCCTCCACAGACATGTGTGTTTGAATTATGTCCACAGCTGCTTAGGGGTTCTGCTTTGAGGAGTTGCTTTGGATGGGAAGGGCCAGGGGCAGCCCCTCATCTGTACCCATTCCCCGTTCTAGCCTTGGGAGTCTGCTTCTTGTTTGACCAAGATGTAATCAAGCTGCCTCAAGTTCCCATGGCCATGGGAAGAGCCCTCCAGCATCTATACCTTCTTCACAGTACAGGCTTCATTCCCTAGATCTGCAAGCCAAAAGAAGTCCTCCTCCCTTCAGTTACTTCTTGGCCTAATGGATATTTCATAGACAGGACATCATAAAAGGTGACCATAGGAGCTGTGCTCTAACCGCCTTAATAATCAGGTTCTTCTACCAGTTACTATTCTGATGGTGTAATACAAATCtcgtgaccaaaagcaatttaaggaagaaagtaaatttaACTTCTGGTTCCAGGGGGATAAAGTTCTTATGGTGAGGAAGGTATGACAGAAGTTGCCCGAAACAGAGATTCACATTAAATCCACACACTGGATGCAGGGAGACAAAACCAGAAGTAGAGACTAGAAGTAGAGCCTTCTGTTCTGAAGGCTGTGacaataaaacaaatactttGTATTTCTTACTGATGGGGGGTGGAGGAAAGGGAACTCTACTGTAGGTGTGAATCCACAAATCCCACAGTTCACCTTATTTGGGGAGCACAGGTAACCAATATCAACACAGGGGTTCTGGTTTGGCTTCATTTTGCTCTTTGGACATAGGATCTTAGATTgatgtggtggtctgaataggtACGGCCACCATAGACTTGTGTGTTTGAAtccttggcccatagggagtggcacgaTTAGGAGGTGTAGTCTCactggaagtgtgtcactgtggggatgggctttgaggtctcctatccTCAAGCTATACCCAGTGTGGTACAAtctttcctgctgcctgtgattctgggtgtagaactctcagctcttccaggacCATGTCGGCCTGCACACAGCAAGGTTTGCCAGTGTAATGATAGCAGACTGAACTCTAAAAccataagccagccccgattaaatgcttccttttataagagttgccttggtcacactgtcccttcacagcaatgaaaccctaagaaagTTACCAGGGAAACTGGGGCCTCCTCTGGATGTCTCAGTCTCAATGGTAGAAGACTTTGAGAATGGATTCAATAAAAATCAACCCAGAAGCTtctgagagaaggaagacagaggaaaggaagagaaagacacacCATGTGTTCGTAGTGACACAGGGGAAGGTGGGAAAATGACTTAGAATAAGAGTCAGACCAGGATGTCTGAAAACAGGATGGCCAAGCTTTGGCAAAaagttgaaaaaagaaaaaaagttggttgggttttattcttgttttgtttgtgtttttgtcttttatgtgTTTTAGAAATAAAGTTATACCTGGCTGAGTCAGGATTTAAAAAGATGGACAGACCTAACAGTTGATGCCGCACAAGGGCAGGAACTCTGGGAAGGAAAAATGGATTCCCTTATTTGTTAGATTGTTTGACACTGGCAAAAGTTTTATTGGCACTAAATGGAACAAATGTTTGTAAATACTCAttatccccttcccctcccccaatagcCCAATAAACAAACATTAGCTAAAGTCACAACTGACTGGCCTACTTAATACATTTCACTTAATCAAGGAACAAGGATGACGACAAATGGACATTATGATTATATATCAGGAAAAACAACAGTAAAGGGTCACAGTTCAGCCCAAGACCCCCACAGTAAGCACAATGAAAAGGTTGGAACTTCTACTGGCAGTCAGTTGACAGATTATCCACTAAAACACCAATTAGCTAGTATCTTTCTCACTACCAGTTACAAACATATGCAAAACGTGTGTCTTTAAAGCTACATTGTTCCAAATGCAGGGAAGTGGGCTTTTTACCCATCTTCCTCTGGAGGAGTCAACCAGCCTATCTCCTCATGCTCCCGCATCATCCTTTGATAGACCTGTTGGGCTCTTGTTAGACAATATTGATTCTTACCTCCTTCGAAGTACACCCTGGCCTTGCCTTTCACTAAGGTGGCACTGATCTGCATGATGATCGATTCTACTGAGTAGGCGCTGCTCCAGCCCATTTCTGTGAGCAGTTCCATACACAACGCCCCTCCAAACAAGACATGCCCTCCAGAGAGAACAGGCAACTCAACGCGAACAAATGGAGGCGCAAACGGAAACTTATCTTTGAAAGAAAAGTTAAGCAAAATAAAGTCtatgccttccttttctttcaagaGCTGAAGGTCTCTGTACAAGGGACTATCAGGGTCAACCTTCTTCAGTTTAACGTGCCAATCATATAAACTGTTGTTTATCAGTTCCACGGAATAAGTCCCAGATTTGTAACACTGCGATCtgtagatctctctgagttctttCATAAGTCTATTTGAGGCCAGCAGTGATCCAGATGTGGTACCACTCAAATGAGCTTTCCATAGGTTAGTCTTGATATTCCTTAACATTGCCAAATGTTCTTCCTCAAGCCCGTCATCATCCGACTTTTTCTCActacttctctcttcttctttcagCTCATAATAATCCAGGTCTTCCTCAGCTGCATCTTCCTCTTCTGAAGTCACCTCTATGATGGTGGCCTCCTGAGAGATGGGGAGCAGCTGGTCCAGCATCTCCACATCCAGGTGTTCAGGCAGGTTATATAAGCTGCAGAGTTCACAGATCAGCCATCTGAGCTGCTGACAAAGCGAACTTTGGGGCTTTGAATCTTGCAGGCTTTCCAGAATTGATGTGAGATCTGGATAGTCAGAGTCCACGAACCATATCGCAGATGAAGATGGGTAGGATTCAGGGATGGTGCAGTGCAGGGTGAGCTGTGGTGGCGAGGACGGGGTGCCTGCAGGCTCTGGTGGCAACAGGAACTGGCACTGCAGCTCATCCAGGTGCCAGCTCACGATGCGCAGACGCTCATGGTCCTTGTGGAAGATGGACGCTAGGAACTCCAGCTCAGCCTTATGCCCCAACGACATCCTTCCTCTCAGGCCCTCCGAGATGAGCGTGGAAGTGAAGCTGTCCCGCAAGACACCTGCTCAGAAACATATTGTCTTAGAAAGGGATAAATATTCTCGCCACCCCTTTAACATGGAGAATCTGTCTTCCCGAGAGGTTGTTGCTTAGCCAGGCTAAACCAGAGACCAGCCCAACTGGTTGTGGTGTCTTCACCCAGGCTAgagatttcattttcttcatgagAAAGAAACAATTTTCTCATTTAATGTGTCTCCAATGCTACTGTAATAAcacaggctgaccctgaactcctgatcctcctgcctttttcCCCAAGTTTTGAGATTAGAGATGTGTTCCACCATGCTTGGCTAAATATGAAGTTAGATGTGAGTGGAAGCTGAGCACAGTGGGGGGTACATACTTGTAATCCGGCACttgagaagctgaagcaggaggactgctgtcagttcaaggccaacccatGCAAGCTACATCATGACTTATGGATATGCCTGGAGTATAGAAAAAGATTTTTTCAGATAGAGAAAAATTCAGGGCTGAAAAGATGATtcaagaggggagggaaggaaaggggaggagttGGGAGAGAAGAGGTAGGGATGGAAAAATCAaagccacatgcctttaatcccagtacttgggaggcagaggcaggtggatttctgagttcaaggccagcctggtctacagagtgagttccaggacacccagggctatacagagaaaccttgtcttgaaaaaaacaaaaagaaaaacaaaaaaaaaaaaaaagaagggaaggaaggaaggaaggaaggaaggaaggaaggaaggaaggaaagaaggaaagaaggaaagaaggaaagaaagaaagaaagaaagaaagaaagaaagaaaagaaaaaagaaagaaagagaaaaagaaagagaaaaagaaagagaaaaagaaagagaaaaatcaaagcctTCCCCAactgacacacctccttcaacaaggtcatGCTTTCTCCTCCACAAGTCCTAATCTTTCTCAAATAGTGCCAGTCCCCAGtgacaaagcattcaaatatatgaatctgTGGAAACCATTCTTATTCAACCCACCACAGTGACTAATGAGATTTTCATTTTAAGACACAAATATGAGGAGATAGATCAGCacttaagagcccttgctgctcttggagaggaccagGGTCAAAGTCCCTGaatccacacagcagctcacatctgtctgtaactccagttctagccgatccaacaccctcacacagacacacatgcagggaaaacactaatacatataaaatttaaaataaattattttttttaaaaagataatttgaGTCAAATGCAGGAGCATGTgtatttaatcccagaactctgaagAGCAGGAAAGGCTAATATCAGTGAGGTCAAAGTTAGTCCAGTGTACATAGCAatttccaggccatccaggaccacatagtgagaccctgtcatagatggacggatggacagacagatggatggatggatggatggatggatggatggatggatggatggatgggtagatgggtagatgggtagatgggtgggtagatgagtgagtagatggatggatagataggtgggtgaatggaagaatggatggacaggtaggcagatagacagacatgaTTCAAGCTATATTTTAGAATTCTTAACtggaaagaagacaaaatattggCTGGGAAAGGCATatgcacaaaggcacacacatatacacaatttaattaagtaaaaataaaatctttaaaaaaaaaaagaagtgtaagacccccaaaaactgagggtgccccagcaccccacaccttggAAGGCGATACCCAAGTCActcacgagaaatggtctcgatgcaataacatgaagatttctttattccaaaattatgggttccacagccgtacaccgcacagggttagaggactgtggatcacaagtgccgaattgcaacagcttttatatgtttacgacaaagcccgtgaatcacaaaccaatcatttcttagcatggagagcccacgaaatgtgagccaatcgatttgtaccactccatagtttttaggccaatcagtttaaattatcgaagcccgtgctcagtggaccaattagtttcctattttcttgaatggctatagctgcatgaactcctgcataggggtaatggtgtgagcagtttacagaagcaagataagcttagctcatttccagttacctagtggggccaggatcaccttcaaggcctttttgctagctctaaacaaagggcgggctctggaatgtgaccttttatctTGTTTCTaagaaagagcacaaagagcaggctctggaatatgaagtttTGGGGGCTCCTTGGAAGACTGGAGTTAggttgtattttctattctttcagaaggagaaaaagaatgagaagagagggcagggagagaaaggagggagagaagggaagtgaATAGGAGAGGGAAAGGTTTTGTAGACATTTTTAAGgagtgttttttaatttatttgaatgAAGTAATAATCCAAAAATATTTGTAGATCAAGTCATAATTCATAATGTGTTAATAAACAAGCATatcatttataaaagacagaatAATTAGATAGAGAATTGCAGCTTAGCTTCTTGAAAGGAAGGTACAATGCCAGGGGTGTCCCAGAAGGTACAGAAAAGCCTAG
It contains:
- the LOC127679346 gene encoding ubiquitin-conjugating enzyme E2 Q2-like, producing MSLGHKAELEFLASIFHKDHERLRIVSWHLDELQCQFLLPPEPAGTPSSPPQLTLHCTIPESYPSSSAIWFVDSDYPDLTSILESLQDSKPQSSLCQQLRWLICELCSLYNLPEHLDVEMLDQLLPISQEATIIEVTSEEEDAAEEDLDYYELKEEERSSEKKSDDDGLEEEHLAMLRNIKTNLWKAHLSGTTSGSLLASNRLMKELREIYRSQCYKSGTYSVELINNSLYDWHVKLKKVDPDSPLYRDLQLLKEKEGIDFILLNFSFKDKFPFAPPFVRVELPVLSGGHVLFGGALCMELLTEMGWSSAYSVESIIMQISATLVKGKARVYFEGGKNQYCLTRAQQVYQRMMREHEEIGWLTPPEEDG